From one Bifidobacterium sp. WK012_4_13 genomic stretch:
- a CDS encoding AbrB family transcriptional regulator: protein MNASDTVDEADAESSCDGTDPQAVLSTAEQSDVEAQETLNVSYERLRHSTDSTELSDMAHAPLPDSSDQAAFSRSTALLEAVAGNPNTPVEDRVFLAERMPFPNVLVKLSTDSEADVRAAVAGNASDKNWLVGRLAKDADARVRSAALQNPQASWRIRLEGAQTQDLDAQTLAYLATLGTENEGDAPVILATMVRQAVAQNSGTDERTLRTLSEDSQAEVAGAARHSLQGLSKDAEKPEE from the coding sequence ATGAATGCATCTGACACGGTCGATGAGGCGGACGCCGAATCCAGTTGCGATGGAACGGATCCGCAGGCCGTTCTTTCGACCGCTGAACAATCCGACGTCGAGGCGCAGGAGACGCTGAATGTCTCGTATGAACGTCTCCGACACTCAACGGACAGCACAGAGCTGAGTGACATGGCCCATGCCCCTCTTCCGGACAGTTCTGACCAGGCGGCGTTCTCACGTTCGACGGCATTGCTGGAAGCCGTGGCAGGCAATCCGAACACTCCGGTCGAGGACAGGGTGTTTCTGGCAGAGAGGATGCCGTTCCCCAATGTCTTGGTGAAGCTATCGACCGATTCGGAGGCTGACGTGCGCGCCGCAGTCGCAGGCAACGCCTCGGACAAGAACTGGCTGGTTGGAAGACTGGCCAAGGATGCGGACGCGAGGGTCCGTTCCGCCGCGCTGCAGAATCCTCAGGCCTCGTGGCGCATTCGTCTCGAGGGTGCTCAGACCCAGGATCTTGATGCACAGACGCTCGCGTATCTGGCAACCTTGGGAACCGAGAATGAAGGTGACGCTCCCGTCATACTTGCAACGATGGTGCGGCAGGCGGTCGCCCAGAATTCTGGAACGGACGAGCGCACCCTGCGGACTCTCTCGGAAGACTCACAGGCCGAGGTGGCCGGTGCGGCCAGACACTCGCTGCAAGGCCTGTCCAAGGATGCGGAGAAGCCGGAAGAATGA
- a CDS encoding YigZ family protein: MHDSLTVLNTPDASAQGLFEERRSRFIANACHVGGLGDAADFVDRMRSLHPKARHVAFAALCFDAHGVPAERMSDDGEPAGTAGKPILELLRNRCVGDCVISVTRYFGGILLGAGGLTRAYANAASAALDCADYGKTVPFERFRIDISYPQLDACRHAIALSAGKVVEAQYTQAVVLVADVPAVNASTFRRRIIDQLKGDMRISEMGIQRSVVAVAKDFQRG, from the coding sequence ATGCATGATTCACTCACGGTTCTGAACACTCCTGACGCAAGCGCCCAGGGTCTCTTCGAGGAAAGACGCTCACGCTTCATTGCTAATGCATGCCATGTCGGTGGCCTCGGCGACGCGGCAGACTTCGTCGATCGGATGAGGTCGCTTCATCCCAAGGCCCGTCATGTCGCCTTCGCCGCGCTGTGCTTCGATGCACATGGCGTTCCTGCCGAACGCATGAGCGATGATGGCGAGCCTGCCGGCACTGCGGGGAAGCCGATTCTAGAACTTCTGCGTAACCGTTGCGTGGGGGACTGCGTGATTTCCGTCACGCGTTACTTTGGCGGCATCCTGCTCGGTGCAGGTGGTCTGACCCGTGCATATGCCAATGCGGCTTCGGCAGCCTTGGACTGTGCCGATTATGGGAAAACCGTGCCCTTCGAGCGTTTCAGGATCGATATTTCCTATCCCCAGCTCGATGCCTGCAGGCATGCGATTGCCTTGAGTGCGGGCAAGGTCGTGGAGGCGCAATACACGCAGGCCGTCGTCCTTGTGGCGGATGTTCCTGCCGTGAATGCCTCGACCTTCCGCAGGCGCATCATCGACCAGCTCAAAGGTGATATGAGGATATCCGAGATGGGAATCCAGCGAAGCGTCGTGGCCGTTGCGAAGGACTTCCAGCGGGGCTAG
- a CDS encoding NAD(P)-dependent oxidoreductase, whose amino-acid sequence MSVIETTPSREGLPLLVIPNCVPVMVKAFREFLPEFDGICRVRLFTDTMLDEEVLARRMKGADAVIVVGFHVGDDLLRTMSQTVRCIAFGGTGVDNYVNLEQAKEYGIRICNIVHYGDAAVAEHAIALLMEITRRVGEMNADMHEGVWHPLDGMELYGKTMGIVGFGGIGQWVARIARGFGMNIKVWSRHPHEEAMRELQAASAESIHDLFASSDVVSLHLAYNRNTRGIVTADDLDALRAGSILINTARAELIEAGSLAKRLEKGDIYAGLDVFDREPMPEVDPLRVVPGTILTPHAAWCTDTAVRNAVRQCIDSVRGFYTGEATNVVV is encoded by the coding sequence ATGAGTGTTATCGAAACTACGCCTTCACGAGAAGGTCTGCCGCTGCTCGTCATTCCCAACTGCGTTCCGGTCATGGTAAAGGCCTTCAGAGAGTTTCTTCCCGAATTTGATGGGATTTGCAGAGTCCGTCTCTTCACGGACACCATGCTCGACGAAGAGGTTCTTGCACGAAGGATGAAGGGTGCGGACGCGGTGATCGTCGTGGGCTTCCACGTTGGCGATGATCTGCTGAGAACCATGAGTCAAACCGTCAGATGCATTGCATTTGGGGGCACTGGCGTTGACAATTACGTCAACCTTGAACAGGCGAAGGAATATGGGATACGCATTTGCAACATCGTCCATTACGGTGATGCGGCAGTCGCCGAACATGCGATCGCATTGCTCATGGAAATCACTCGTCGGGTCGGTGAGATGAATGCCGACATGCATGAGGGCGTGTGGCATCCACTCGATGGCATGGAGCTCTATGGGAAAACGATGGGAATCGTCGGATTTGGAGGCATAGGGCAATGGGTCGCTCGAATCGCACGTGGATTCGGCATGAACATCAAGGTTTGGTCACGGCACCCTCACGAAGAGGCAATGCGAGAGCTGCAAGCCGCCTCGGCAGAAAGCATCCATGATCTGTTCGCGTCTTCGGATGTGGTGAGCCTGCATCTTGCATACAACAGGAACACACGGGGGATAGTCACTGCAGATGATCTTGACGCATTGCGCGCGGGCAGCATCCTCATCAATACCGCACGCGCGGAGCTTATCGAAGCCGGTTCGCTTGCCAAGCGCCTCGAAAAGGGTGACATCTATGCCGGACTTGACGTGTTCGACAGGGAACCGATGCCCGAGGTGGATCCGCTCCGTGTGGTTCCCGGCACCATACTCACGCCTCATGCCGCATGGTGCACGGATACGGCCGTCAGGAACGCGGTGCGCCAGTGCATCGATTCGGTCCGTGGCTTCTATACGGGAGAAGCAACTAATGTTGTGGTGTGA
- a CDS encoding CapA family protein, translating into MRNGSKPQHLKAEQRGSRSRRMIAMLMGLLLATIVVSIIWIVSFHILERDTGVIDMGSEGKHGAVSKSMEAPAPAVTHPGNAPGCSDQDCISVLVNGDLLFHPTLWQHFQGPDTTSSDGSAFDFTSLFSPMADYIRSSDIAVCEFETPIAKRGGPYAGYPVFAIPSEVVDAVSKVGYKACTHATNHSWDQGAEGIARLSNELAAHGIAQTGSYVRQSDSERPLVIDSPTGGGKLGLVTGTVSLNAMVPDYDWRVDRLRDFGDPQHQADIDRAVAKADEARRQGADIVALAMHSVQEYLDYADSWQKAEAHALAETGKFDVIYGAGCHCAQPIENYHGTWIIYGLGNAIAVSASADRIVNNQGVTARIQFAGKKGIPGSWGVSRIDWVATSNMKGGQYQWCPITQGNTCTDPSNDARIRQRISDVIYAMGADRNVVREWNLSGE; encoded by the coding sequence ATGCGTAACGGCTCCAAGCCGCAACATCTCAAGGCAGAGCAGCGTGGCAGCAGATCTCGTCGCATGATTGCGATGCTGATGGGACTCCTGCTGGCCACCATTGTAGTGTCCATTATATGGATTGTTTCATTCCACATTTTGGAGAGAGACACTGGCGTCATTGACATGGGCAGCGAAGGCAAGCATGGGGCAGTGTCGAAGTCCATGGAAGCTCCGGCTCCTGCAGTCACGCATCCGGGCAATGCGCCTGGCTGCAGCGACCAGGACTGCATCTCGGTCCTCGTCAATGGCGATCTGCTGTTTCATCCGACCCTGTGGCAGCATTTCCAAGGCCCGGATACGACGTCCAGCGACGGTTCGGCGTTCGACTTCACATCATTGTTCTCTCCGATGGCCGACTACATTCGATCATCAGACATTGCCGTCTGCGAATTTGAAACACCGATCGCCAAAAGAGGCGGTCCCTATGCCGGCTACCCCGTCTTTGCGATACCTTCAGAGGTCGTTGATGCGGTCTCGAAAGTCGGCTATAAGGCGTGCACGCATGCGACGAACCACTCATGGGACCAAGGGGCGGAAGGCATCGCGCGTCTCAGCAATGAGCTGGCGGCCCATGGAATAGCCCAGACAGGTTCATATGTCAGACAGTCCGATTCCGAACGGCCGCTGGTCATCGATTCACCCACTGGCGGGGGCAAGCTCGGCCTGGTGACTGGCACCGTTTCCCTCAATGCGATGGTTCCTGATTATGACTGGAGAGTCGACCGGCTCCGCGACTTTGGAGACCCACAGCATCAGGCAGACATCGACAGGGCCGTCGCCAAGGCTGACGAGGCTCGCAGACAGGGAGCCGATATCGTGGCTCTCGCGATGCATTCGGTTCAGGAGTATCTGGACTATGCGGATTCATGGCAGAAGGCGGAGGCCCACGCGCTCGCAGAAACCGGCAAATTCGATGTGATCTATGGGGCGGGCTGTCATTGCGCTCAGCCCATCGAGAACTACCACGGCACGTGGATCATCTATGGATTGGGCAATGCCATCGCCGTCAGCGCCTCCGCGGATCGCATCGTCAACAATCAGGGAGTGACCGCCCGAATACAGTTCGCAGGGAAGAAGGGCATTCCCGGTTCATGGGGTGTCAGTCGCATCGATTGGGTCGCCACATCGAACATGAAGGGCGGCCAATACCAATGGTGTCCAATCACCCAAGGCAACACCTGCACGGATCCGTCGAATGATGCCCGGATTCGTCAGCGCATATCCGATGTCATCTATGCCATGGGTGCAGACAGGAATGTCGTCAGGGAGTGGAATCTGTCAGGCGAGTGA
- a CDS encoding acyltransferase domain-containing protein, which produces MNRAGDSAENHILTQSLTAVELARMLDMPREVLNALDAIGQAEGADWSNDADMQGILRSLTEHAHRREAWKRLQSVIRAGAQANADPDGFVMLHCMLEAAGKYSLPKYRQLHIPDAIFLDTMRAFTRFVEESIPRHHHYCFDRDFWTFRQLSLTLFRVGSLEYEFAQDPEDIEIGVQGPTINVHIPSDARLQPKNVEESIRLWDRFSAECFPRWSSLPKYCTSWMLSPALERLLPESSNILAFQRRFELIEFDEDSQDWREWVFNEDPSPVEQLPERTSLQRSMKRFILGGGKVGVASGRLLG; this is translated from the coding sequence ATGAATCGCGCTGGGGATTCTGCAGAAAACCACATCCTGACCCAATCGTTGACGGCTGTCGAGCTTGCCCGCATGCTCGACATGCCTCGGGAGGTGTTGAACGCACTTGACGCGATTGGTCAGGCGGAAGGCGCTGATTGGTCCAATGACGCTGACATGCAAGGGATATTGCGATCTCTGACCGAGCATGCGCATCGGCGTGAGGCTTGGAAGCGGCTGCAATCCGTAATTCGTGCAGGAGCGCAGGCGAATGCGGATCCCGATGGTTTCGTCATGCTGCATTGCATGCTGGAAGCGGCTGGAAAATACTCCCTGCCCAAGTATCGTCAGCTGCACATTCCCGATGCGATATTTCTCGACACGATGCGGGCGTTCACCCGATTCGTGGAAGAAAGCATCCCTCGCCATCACCATTACTGTTTCGACAGGGATTTCTGGACATTCCGACAGCTGAGTCTGACGCTGTTTCGGGTTGGAAGCCTCGAATACGAGTTCGCGCAGGACCCTGAAGACATTGAGATCGGTGTGCAGGGTCCCACGATCAACGTGCATATTCCCTCCGATGCCCGTCTGCAGCCGAAAAACGTCGAAGAGTCCATACGGCTATGGGATCGGTTCTCCGCCGAATGCTTCCCTCGGTGGAGCTCGCTTCCGAAGTACTGTACGAGCTGGATGCTCAGTCCTGCGCTCGAGCGGCTTTTGCCGGAATCCAGTAACATCCTCGCCTTTCAGCGACGCTTTGAACTCATCGAGTTCGATGAGGATTCTCAGGATTGGCGCGAGTGGGTCTTCAATGAAGATCCCTCTCCCGTCGAGCAGCTTCCTGAGCGGACCTCCCTGCAGCGCTCGATGAAGCGTTTCATCCTCGGGGGTGGAAAGGTCGGCGTTGCAAGCGGCAGGCTCCTGGGATGA
- the dinB gene encoding DNA polymerase IV: MSTSPRLAAAKRDWGHDESGCTILHIDMDAFYASCEVARHPELRGRPVIIGTGIRSVVSAASYEARPFGVNSAMPVSRARRLCPQGVFLPVDMPYYRHISQRIFDEVFSKVTDRVERVSVDEGYMDVGPALLRWKSPSAIAHWIRTRVRQLFSLTCSVGIASNKLVAKMASTNAKPDGILLIPQSRQAEFVQMMPLRAIPGIGPSLEKKLNSWGISSVEALSRLDETQLAGMVSSPGMAHTLHLVSHGNDERVIVMHAPEKSIGSERTFANDARLAHPVLALLRSCSDEVASNLRSHHLLARTITVKLRFDDLSYRTKAQTVERPCDTAQTIYPLVRELFQDMLGIGDPHGQSASKLREDTPLPRAIRLAGVSASNLSTTHSTPIQATIDDILDEQDSSRERKHGETERAVDSIRQRYGKRAIHIGL; the protein is encoded by the coding sequence ATGAGCACATCACCGAGACTCGCGGCCGCAAAGCGGGACTGGGGTCACGATGAATCCGGCTGCACCATTCTTCACATTGACATGGATGCGTTCTATGCATCATGTGAAGTGGCGAGGCACCCGGAGCTTCGCGGCAGGCCGGTGATTATCGGCACCGGCATCCGCTCAGTGGTGAGCGCTGCGAGCTACGAGGCAAGGCCATTTGGCGTGAATTCCGCAATGCCAGTGTCACGAGCACGGAGACTATGCCCGCAAGGCGTGTTCCTTCCAGTCGACATGCCCTACTACAGGCATATATCGCAAAGGATATTCGACGAGGTCTTCAGCAAGGTAACCGATCGCGTCGAACGCGTCTCGGTCGATGAAGGGTACATGGACGTCGGGCCTGCACTGCTCCGTTGGAAAAGTCCCTCCGCCATAGCGCATTGGATTCGGACTCGGGTACGTCAACTGTTCTCACTCACCTGTTCCGTTGGCATCGCATCCAATAAACTGGTCGCGAAAATGGCCTCCACGAACGCCAAGCCTGATGGAATCCTTCTCATTCCGCAAAGCCGACAGGCTGAGTTCGTGCAAATGATGCCACTGCGCGCAATTCCCGGCATAGGTCCATCGCTTGAGAAAAAGCTCAATTCCTGGGGAATCAGCAGCGTGGAGGCCTTGTCCCGACTCGACGAGACGCAACTGGCAGGCATGGTCTCATCACCCGGAATGGCGCATACCCTGCATCTGGTTTCGCATGGAAACGATGAGCGCGTCATCGTGATGCACGCACCAGAGAAATCGATCGGATCCGAACGCACCTTCGCCAACGATGCGAGACTCGCGCATCCGGTGCTTGCACTGCTGCGCAGCTGCTCCGACGAGGTGGCATCCAATCTGCGATCGCACCACCTCCTCGCCCGCACCATCACGGTGAAGCTGCGGTTCGATGATTTGAGCTATCGAACCAAGGCACAGACCGTCGAGCGACCGTGCGACACCGCTCAAACCATATATCCGCTCGTCCGCGAGCTGTTCCAAGACATGCTGGGGATTGGCGATCCTCATGGTCAGTCCGCTTCCAAACTTCGGGAAGACACCCCCCTCCCCAGAGCGATCCGCCTTGCCGGAGTGAGCGCTTCCAATCTGTCCACAACGCACAGCACACCAATTCAGGCGACTATAGACGACATTCTTGATGAGCAGGACTCCAGCCGTGAGAGGAAACATGGCGAAACGGAACGAGCCGTCGACTCGATTCGCCAACGCTATGGCAAACGGGCCATTCATATCGGACTGTGA